One segment of Streptomyces sp. TG1A-8 DNA contains the following:
- a CDS encoding TetR/AcrR family transcriptional regulator — translation MAAKDRREELIAAAFRVMVRDGVTKATTRAIVNEAKMPLGVFHYCFKSREELLQEVLARFTDRSTEAARKAFQEGGDLSTRISKSLGAFWDGVELFPGEHQVSYELTHYALRQAGFEELARQQYQSYLEAHQGLLAEAAKNEGIRWTVPVQVLARYLNAVLDGLTLCWLVDRNSEDSREVLRLTGEHLLTFVGKKE, via the coding sequence ATGGCGGCGAAGGACCGACGGGAAGAGCTGATCGCAGCGGCGTTCCGAGTCATGGTCCGCGACGGAGTTACAAAAGCGACAACGCGCGCAATCGTCAATGAAGCGAAAATGCCCTTGGGTGTTTTCCATTACTGCTTCAAATCTCGAGAAGAACTCCTTCAGGAGGTCCTTGCCCGCTTCACGGACAGGAGCACCGAAGCGGCACGGAAGGCCTTCCAGGAGGGCGGCGACCTGAGCACAAGGATTTCCAAAAGTCTGGGGGCTTTCTGGGACGGCGTGGAACTTTTCCCGGGAGAGCACCAAGTGAGCTATGAGCTCACGCATTACGCCTTGCGGCAGGCTGGATTCGAGGAGTTGGCTCGCCAGCAATATCAGAGTTACTTGGAAGCCCATCAGGGGCTCCTTGCAGAAGCCGCCAAGAACGAGGGGATCCGTTGGACTGTTCCTGTTCAGGTCCTCGCACGCTATCTCAACGCGGTATTGGACGGTCTCACACTGTGCTGGCTGGTCGACCGCAACAGTGAGGACAGCCGAGAGGTTCTCCGTCTGACCGGCGAACATCTGCTGACCTTCGTCGGCAAGAAGGAGTAG
- a CDS encoding class II aldolase/adducin family protein → MTVTPAAPPHASIGAMPEGVHLPLPRHDLSIEEERRVRKQELAAAFRLFARFGFSEGVAGHITARDPENPSAFWVNPFGMSFSQIRVSDLILVDHNGRLLEGKRPVNNAAFCIHSEVHRARPDVVAAAHTHSLHGKAFSSLGVRLEPITQDACAFFEDHGVYSDYRGVVNDTEEGRRIGLALGSGKAVVLQNHGLLTVGASVAEAVWYFITMERSCQAQLLAMAAGTPKVIDADAARTVRAQISGALPGWFQFRPLWDQITAEQPDLFD, encoded by the coding sequence ATGACCGTGACCCCCGCCGCACCACCGCACGCCTCCATCGGCGCCATGCCCGAAGGCGTCCACCTGCCGCTGCCGCGCCACGACCTGAGCATCGAGGAGGAACGCCGGGTCCGAAAGCAGGAACTCGCCGCGGCCTTCCGGCTTTTCGCTCGCTTCGGATTCTCCGAGGGCGTGGCCGGGCACATCACGGCCCGCGACCCCGAGAACCCCTCAGCCTTCTGGGTCAATCCCTTCGGCATGTCGTTCAGCCAGATACGCGTCTCGGACCTGATCCTCGTCGACCACAACGGCAGGCTCCTGGAAGGCAAGCGCCCCGTCAACAACGCCGCGTTCTGCATCCACTCCGAGGTGCACCGCGCCAGGCCGGACGTGGTCGCGGCCGCACACACCCACTCCCTCCACGGCAAGGCATTCTCCAGCCTCGGCGTCCGCCTGGAACCCATCACCCAGGACGCCTGTGCGTTCTTCGAGGACCACGGCGTCTACTCCGACTACCGGGGCGTGGTCAACGACACCGAGGAAGGCCGGCGCATCGGTCTGGCTCTGGGTAGTGGCAAGGCCGTTGTCCTGCAGAACCACGGACTGCTCACGGTCGGCGCGTCTGTCGCCGAAGCCGTCTGGTACTTCATCACCATGGAACGCTCCTGTCAGGCCCAACTCCTGGCCATGGCCGCCGGAACGCCCAAGGTCATCGACGCCGACGCGGCGCGGACGGTCCGTGCGCAGATCTCCGGCGCGCTGCCCGGCTGGTTCCAGTTCCGGCCGCTGTGGGACCAGATCACCGCGGAACAGCCCGACCTGTTCGACTGA
- a CDS encoding succinic semialdehyde dehydrogenase: MAQTLKADGTPAGARIAVDNPATGAVVGHVPDATAQEVAQAIGRARQAQPGWAELDVRSRADFFARARRWLLSHRQEITDCIVEENGKAQEDAIAEIVYCASAFAYWARQAQRLLAQTKIRSSSPFVLGRSMYTRRVPLGVVGVIGPWNNPLLNTFGDVIPALAAGNAVVLKPSEHTPLTALLMERMARECGWPGNVFQVVTGAGATGQALVDTADFVMFTGSTKTGRLVAARAGERLIPCSLELGGKDALIVLADAPLERAVSVTIQGALSNGGQMCTSVERVYVEEPVYDAYVDLLRERFQQVTSGKPAGLGSVDVGAVTFPPQLSTVEDHVNDAVSKGARILAGGHTTPGPGRFFEPTLLVDVDHTMKCMREETFGPTLPVMKVADVEEAVRLVNDSSYGLQASIIGSNIKHARRLAERLEAGCVTINDAQTNYMALGLPMGGWKNSGLGVRHGAEGIRKYTKLQAISANRFPLRRDMHMIPYNPSAYRFILRLVDVMYGTRRGHRNK, encoded by the coding sequence GTGGCCCAGACCCTCAAAGCAGACGGCACCCCGGCAGGTGCACGCATCGCGGTGGACAATCCGGCCACCGGGGCGGTGGTCGGCCACGTCCCCGACGCGACGGCACAAGAGGTGGCGCAGGCGATCGGCCGGGCCCGGCAGGCACAGCCGGGCTGGGCAGAACTGGACGTCCGGTCACGTGCGGACTTCTTCGCGCGCGCTCGTCGATGGTTGCTCTCCCACCGGCAAGAGATCACCGACTGCATCGTCGAGGAGAACGGCAAGGCGCAGGAGGACGCGATCGCCGAGATCGTCTACTGCGCCAGTGCCTTCGCCTACTGGGCGAGGCAGGCGCAGCGGCTCCTTGCGCAGACGAAGATCCGCTCCTCGTCACCGTTCGTCCTCGGACGAAGCATGTACACCCGCCGGGTGCCGCTCGGAGTGGTCGGGGTGATCGGTCCGTGGAACAATCCGCTGCTCAATACGTTCGGGGACGTCATACCGGCCCTGGCCGCCGGCAACGCGGTCGTTCTCAAGCCGTCCGAGCACACGCCGTTGACCGCGCTGCTCATGGAGAGGATGGCCCGCGAGTGCGGCTGGCCCGGGAATGTCTTCCAGGTCGTCACCGGCGCGGGCGCCACGGGCCAGGCGCTGGTGGACACCGCAGACTTCGTGATGTTCACCGGATCGACGAAGACGGGCCGGCTGGTCGCGGCGAGGGCGGGCGAGCGACTCATCCCCTGCTCACTGGAGCTCGGCGGCAAGGACGCCCTCATCGTCCTCGCCGACGCCCCCCTGGAACGGGCCGTGAGCGTCACGATCCAGGGGGCCCTGTCCAACGGGGGCCAGATGTGTACCTCGGTGGAGCGCGTATACGTAGAGGAGCCCGTCTACGACGCGTACGTCGACCTGCTGCGCGAACGTTTCCAGCAGGTCACCTCGGGCAAACCGGCCGGTTTGGGCAGCGTCGACGTGGGAGCCGTGACCTTCCCTCCCCAACTGTCCACCGTCGAAGACCATGTCAACGACGCCGTAAGCAAGGGTGCACGCATCCTCGCGGGAGGCCACACCACGCCGGGACCCGGCCGGTTCTTCGAGCCCACATTGCTCGTCGACGTCGACCACACGATGAAGTGCATGCGCGAGGAGACCTTCGGTCCCACCTTGCCGGTGATGAAGGTCGCCGACGTGGAGGAGGCCGTCCGCCTGGTCAACGACAGCTCCTACGGGCTCCAGGCCTCGATCATCGGATCGAACATCAAGCACGCTCGCCGTCTGGCGGAGCGACTCGAGGCCGGCTGCGTCACCATCAACGACGCCCAGACCAACTACATGGCCCTCGGCCTGCCCATGGGCGGTTGGAAGAATTCCGGTCTCGGCGTCCGCCATGGCGCCGAAGGCATCCGCAAGTACACCAAGCTCCAGGCGATCAGCGCCAACCGGTTCCCGCTGCGCCGGGACATGCACATGATCCCGTATAACCCCTCGGCCTACCGGTTCATCCTGCGCCTGGTGGACGTCATGTACGGCACCCGCCGAGGTCATCGCAACAAGTAG
- a CDS encoding SMP-30/gluconolactonase/LRE family protein, protein MQRAAVLALSGLGVPESLRWHEGALWFSDLAHGTVHRWDGRGEPETVLKVPGRAGGLGWLPDGRLLVASMDEGRVYRLEADNALVEHADLRHLVGGPVNDMLVDLQGRAYVGNFGFDYHAFSRKHPNSLLYAPPGPPKAPIACLAPDGSLLGLTEPLLFPNGTLLTADGTALVVAETLAMRLTRLSVNADGTLADPRPWAALISPILWRLVNHPGLPGRITRRISALLDHPSLAKRSAAPVAPDGIAWDIDGETIWVANALRGECVRVAEGGRVLNRVATSQHTLSCLVAGHDGRTLFAATVPTDDPVRAAALNGGRIEMLRL, encoded by the coding sequence ATGCAAAGGGCGGCAGTGCTCGCGTTGAGCGGCCTCGGTGTTCCGGAGTCCCTGCGCTGGCACGAGGGAGCTTTGTGGTTCTCCGATCTGGCGCACGGCACGGTGCATCGCTGGGACGGCAGGGGGGAGCCGGAGACGGTCTTGAAGGTTCCGGGCCGGGCCGGCGGGCTCGGCTGGCTTCCCGACGGCCGTCTGCTCGTGGCGTCCATGGACGAGGGCCGCGTGTACCGGCTGGAAGCGGACAACGCGTTGGTCGAGCACGCCGACCTGCGCCACCTCGTCGGCGGTCCGGTCAACGACATGCTCGTCGACCTTCAAGGGCGGGCGTATGTCGGAAACTTCGGTTTCGACTACCACGCCTTCTCGCGTAAGCATCCGAACTCTTTGCTCTACGCACCTCCCGGGCCTCCGAAGGCCCCGATCGCATGTCTGGCTCCGGACGGGAGTCTGCTCGGTCTGACGGAGCCGCTGCTGTTTCCCAACGGCACTCTCCTCACGGCCGACGGCACGGCCTTGGTGGTGGCCGAAACGCTGGCTATGCGGCTCACTCGCCTTTCCGTCAACGCCGACGGCACGCTTGCAGACCCACGGCCCTGGGCCGCGCTGATCTCACCGATCCTGTGGCGCCTGGTGAACCATCCGGGGCTGCCCGGACGCATCACCCGCAGGATTTCCGCACTCCTGGATCATCCCTCCCTAGCCAAGCGTTCCGCGGCACCCGTCGCACCGGACGGCATCGCGTGGGACATCGACGGCGAGACGATCTGGGTGGCGAACGCCCTGCGTGGCGAATGCGTGCGCGTGGCGGAGGGCGGCCGGGTCCTCAACCGAGTGGCGACGAGCCAGCACACCCTCAGCTGCCTGGTGGCCGGGCACGACGGCCGCACTCTTTTCGCTGCCACGGTGCCGACGGACGATCCCGTCCGCGCCGCCGCCCTCAACGGCGGCCGCATCGAAATGTTGCGGCTGTGA
- a CDS encoding SDR family oxidoreductase: MGPVIEQEKVVLVTGAANGIGAAVAELAITRSHRVVLSDVDEVAVLDRARSLGPRAAACVLDIRSSEGWARAFEAAEAAFGGVDVLVNNAGITHTGVARDLRPQQHRDIVEVNLLGTITGVCTALERMTAQGHGHIINVCSMTSFLPLPGYATYCATKYGLRAFHHSVAIEERNGPLDFTIIHPPSTRTGMLDQEMADPSCAISFAERSYAPQEIARAVVDAIVTKPVEVVFPPLAGRVQRVAGVFPRLMRRVIPIAEARGRRQRERLLPQPGTDR, from the coding sequence ATGGGCCCAGTAATCGAGCAGGAGAAGGTCGTCCTCGTGACCGGCGCGGCCAACGGCATCGGGGCCGCCGTCGCGGAACTCGCCATCACGCGCAGCCATCGGGTGGTGCTGAGCGACGTCGACGAAGTGGCTGTTCTCGACCGCGCCCGCAGCCTGGGCCCCCGGGCTGCGGCCTGCGTGCTGGACATTCGCAGTTCCGAAGGCTGGGCCAGGGCCTTCGAGGCTGCGGAAGCCGCCTTCGGCGGCGTCGACGTACTGGTCAACAACGCAGGCATCACCCACACCGGAGTCGCACGCGACCTCCGGCCCCAACAGCACCGTGACATCGTCGAGGTGAACCTACTCGGCACCATCACCGGTGTCTGCACGGCGCTCGAGCGGATGACCGCACAGGGCCACGGTCACATCATCAACGTCTGCAGCATGACCTCGTTCCTGCCACTGCCTGGCTACGCCACCTACTGCGCCACGAAGTACGGTCTGCGGGCCTTTCACCACAGCGTCGCCATCGAGGAGCGCAACGGGCCACTGGACTTCACCATCATCCATCCGCCGTCCACCCGGACGGGCATGCTCGACCAGGAAATGGCCGACCCGTCCTGCGCCATCTCCTTCGCGGAGAGGTCCTACGCCCCGCAGGAGATCGCCCGGGCCGTCGTCGACGCCATCGTCACCAAACCGGTCGAGGTGGTCTTCCCGCCCCTGGCAGGCCGGGTCCAGAGGGTCGCCGGTGTCTTCCCCCGGCTGATGCGCCGTGTCATCCCCATCGCCGAAGCCAGGGGACGGCGGCAGCGGGAGCGCCTCCTGCCCCAGCCGGGGACGGACCGATGA